The Syntrophorhabdaceae bacterium genome contains the following window.
ATATCAAAGTCTCTCTCGCCGCTTATGTACCCTTCCCCTGAACCGAAAGAACCGTAAACGAAGTAGTTGAACATATTCGGTGCAAAATATCTCTTGCGGACGATCTCGTAGAAGTTGTCAGGCGTAATATCGCCTATCGTGGGGATGCTGCCCACGTCGCTTGTCTGCTGGGTGAGCGTCACCGTGCCGTCCAGTTCGAAGGCGCCCAGGTACCAGTATGACGATCCTGTCCAGTCACCCGTGAAGTATCCTGCCGCATAGGGTGAATCTGATGACGGCGCGATGTACAGGCCGTAGAACTTACCCAGCATGGACCGCACACCGGTGCCGCTGCACGGGTAGAGGATGCCGCCCAGATATGCCCAGTATGCGCCGTTGTCGTACGTCGTTGCTTGTGACGTCCACCAATCTCGACTATAAACACGCGAGCCCCAGATATGGCCGTTTGTGTTCGGCGCATCCTGAAGGCCTATAGCGGTAAATGCCGGACTGCCCCCGGCAAAGAGAGAACCGGTACTGCCGAGCATTCCTGATATCGTTCCATCGTCCGTCAATGCTGTCTCGTTGAAATACTGGAAGTCGGAGCTAATACCACTCCCGAAATACAGTGCGGAGCCTTCCCACACGCCGACATCTGCTGCCTGCCACTTGCCTTCCTCTGCGCCGTAGGAGCCTATGAGATTCCCGGTGATTGTTCCCATCTTTGCATAGCTTATATACCGTCCGGCCACGTCACCGGATATAGCATTATTCGCCCAAATACCGTTCGTTATGCTTGCCAGGTAATACCCGTCATCATCGCTGTAATCATACGCTGAATACCAATAGGAACCAAAGATAGCGGATCCGGCGATCTTTCCGGTCCATCCCGCAGGCGGCGTACCGGTATAGGTGCCGCCGTGACTCATCGAGTAGATACCCCACAACCCCGTTGTAAACAATTGGCTGTTCAAGGCTGCGGTATAATTCCAGTTCCCGCTTCCCGTGCTGAAGATCTCACCACCGGTATATTGTCCCCATAGTGATTTCGCGTTATCGGTATTATCTCCTATCGTTAATGAATAAACAAGGTCCGACGGCGCTATGCCGACATCGGTGTTTTTCGGGGTTGTGGTGAGGTTCCCTAACATCTCCGCCATGTAGATATCCGGATAAGCGGTGCCGGAGAAATTTCCCCTCAGGTAGCCCGCCGCATACTTCCCGCCTGATTCCGGGCTGATATAGATGGCAACGACCCTTCCATAGAGGTCGTCACCGGTTATGCGACCTGCAAAAAATCCATTATACGCGCCGTCGTCGTAGGTGGTGTATGTGTCATTGTTATAATTGTAGCTGTAAATACCTGCATTCCATATCCGCGGCTTCCCGTCTCCAGGTTCATACCAACTGATCATTGTGGCGGCTGCCGGACTTCCGGTCCAGAGTGTGCCTGTCCCACCCATCAACCCATAGAAAGAACCGCTGTAAGTGCTCCACGCGGAAGGATAATGGAATAACCCTACATCGACCTCGTTGACAAACTTTAGGGGTGTGCCTTCATAGGCGCCGACACCCACGCCGACCCATGTGCCATAACCATAGCCCCCTTCATCTGTGCCTTCCCCGGTGTAAAGTCCGTAGAATGGCCCTCCAATGGTCCCCAGATGTGTTGATGTGATATATTTACCGCTTAAGGCTCCGTTTATCGTTCCATGGTCAGATCCTGAACTGTATTCATCCCATATACCCGCGATATCCGCAAGCCAGTAACCATAGTCACTTTCATTGTATCCAAAATAACCTGCATCTCCTATCTTCGCGTTCCATGCGACAGAAGCGCCTGCAGGTTTGCCTTCGTAGTAGTTGTCATACCCCATCTGCAGGTAATAGACTCCAAATGGAAGGCTCTTGTCTCCATCATAGACAGCATCATAATATGTAATAAACTTGGTCTCGCCATCATCATTTTCACCCAAGATCGTATTTGCAGCGCTTCCTGCAAAGCCCCCTGCCATATACGCATCAAGCCAACTGGAACTTATAGAGGCATTTGAAACATCAAAACCTGCAGGCAGGGATGCAGTCTTATCTATCGTTGTCAACCCACTTGCGTTGCTTTCAGCCTTCCACATGCCATACACATAGGGATCACCGCTGTCATCATAATACATCTCGTAGAAATTGCCCGTTAGGTTGCCCTTGACAAGTCCAACTTTCCCGTCTTCAGTATAGTAAACTGCTGCGGCGTAACCTGACATAGTGCCGGAGGCGTCAGAAGGATCCGCCTTCTTCCATATTCCACCGGTAGAGGCCTCCATGTATCTGTTTTCCGTTACACCCCCGTAATACATATCGCCGCTCCAGATGTAAGGCCCGCCATAGCCCTCCATGCCATATCCATAATCATAAAATTCACCTATGGCGAGGAAATTATAGTTCCCATCCGTGCGCTTAATAAAACCAAAGGTGCCTTGATTGTCCCCACTAGCGCTGTTCCATCCCCAGTATCCATAATCATTATAAATCGTGCTGTGTGACCAGCTCCCTCCAAAATCAGTGGGTGTCCCTGTGTAGCTGCCTATTACCTGGCCTATCCAGGTGCCATCATCGGTCCCTGAATTTACACCGGTGAATCTTCCTTCCATGTCATACAGGAGCACAGGTGTCAGGGCCTCTCCTGTCAAGTTGCCCGTTATCTCCCCTGTATCGGTCCAGGTACCGCTTATGGTTGAGAGGTAATATCCTTCATCCTCGTTGTTTTTCCCAAACCCACCGGTCCCCCCGAGGGTTGCGCTCCAGGACGGATTACCTGTCGGTTTATCGGTAAAATAACTGGGATTGCTTTCGTAGCCAAGAACCATATTGAAGATACCGAAAGGCAGGGATGCGTATGAGTATGGCCCGGTGTACAGGTATAGCCACTGAGTATACGGACTGGTACTCTCTCCATAGATGTTTCCGGTACCACTAAATGAACCTGATAATTTTCCCGACATACCTCCATATCCATCCAAAAGGTCATCTGGATTAAGACCCGATGCTAATTGCGTTGGGGTGAGCGTGCCGCTTATTGCCCACATCCCGGAATCGGTCGAGAAAGGATAATAGGCGCCGGAAATATCGTTCTTCATGATGCCTGCTGTCACTTTTTCGTTTGCATCCGGGGTGCTTATGTATAATGCCCGCAAGCTGCCGTCTATAGAACCGATTGTAGTACCTGGGTTCTCAGGATCGCCATCCTTCCATATAGCACCGGTGAACCCCAGGATAGAACCGCCTGATACGTCCGCCGTGGTGGAACCAGAGATATATGTATTCATCAGATAGTGGGGCATATCAGGTTGGTCAAGGCCATACTCTCCCATGGCGTAAAAGCTCGCGGAGCTTGTCCAGGGAGAGGTAAATCCGCCAAAATAGCCGGAGTCCGTACCTGCATATGTCATCATGCCGTAATCATTATAATAGAGCGAACCGGGGCCACCCCAGTAGCCATGAAAATCCAGTGGTGTAAGCACCTGTGTTCCTGTCCCCATCCACCTGTATGGTGTCCCGGAGGTGGAGTCGCCATCATAGGTGCCGTAGTAGAGCATGTCACGGCTGCCCATATACCAGTAATCCATATAATCATAGCTGACGGCCATGCTCATCTTGTTCGCACCGTCATCGACAAAGACGGCGGGACCCAGGAGGTATGCTGCATTTGTGCCATCGTAAAATCCCGTTACGCCTCCCACGGCGCTATAGGACTCGGTGTTAGTGTAAATGCCCAGAGCCTTCTCACGGATAATGGTAATTTGTTTCCCTTCATTGGTAGTAATACCTTTTAGATCTATGCTGCTTCCTCCCGAGACATCGAGGGTTAGCGCATCGCCGAATGCCCATGGTCCGCTGAAGGATGCCGGATACGGTGTTGAGCTATTTATATAATCTTTGAACACATCAAGGAGTGTCTCCTCCGGACCCGGGGAATCCAATGTGACGGTGCCGAGGGATTTCTGAAGACCTATGGTCCCGCTGCCAGACAGAGTACCTGATGATGAATCTGTAGGGGTTAAGGTTCCCGTCAGGCTTGACCTGACAAGACCAACATTCCCGCCCTCCACGTAGAGGGAGGCAGAAGTAGCGCCCCACGAGCCGATGACCCCTCCTGTAAGACCATAGAAGGCGCCACTTGTACTGGAGATACCCTCCACATCACCGGAGATTATCTTTGGTGAACCCTCCATGGTGTATGTACCGGAGGCACTCAGGCTGCCGCTCGACGCATCGGTTGGAATGTTGCCGGTCAAGGTTATGTCCATAGTACCTGAAGAACCACCACTAAGATCAGCGGCTATTGTTCCTTCAAATGAAGTTCCTCCTGTTGGTGGGAGTGGTGGTGGGGGTGGTGGGGGTGGTGTGGGTGGTGGAGGTGGTGGGGGTGGTGGGGGTGGCGAGTCAGGTGCTGGCGGATTAGGGAGAGTTCCCCCCGAACCATCACCGGTTCCAGTTCCTGCGTCTCCACCGGCGCCGGAACCGCCTGTTGATACCGGCATTACCTGTCCAAGGGCATCATTTATCTGGTTCTCGCTTGCGGCCCTTGGCGCTGTCGGTACTGATGTAGATGATACAACCACAGACATAAAACCGGCAACAACAGGGACAACTTGCCCCGGGATCTGCGGGTTATAGAGATACCCCTGTCCTGAGACAAAGATGACCATTGTCGAGCCGCCCTGGTGGGATACGAGCATATTGGTGCCCCTGATCCCGGCGACGGCGTTGGGGGTATGGACCTCGAACCTGTTCCCCTCTGCGAGGGCAGCTGCCCTCTTGATAAAATCTTCACCTGCTACGGCCTGTACCCTGCCTCTGTGGAGACGGATGACACCGGTGCTTCGTGCACCCTGGATCATGTACTCCTTGATCTCTACACGTGACGTCTGACCAATCCTGAGGATATTCCCGTTCACGAAGGTAATCTCTGCCTTGCTTTTGCTCTTTGCCCGGTAGATATCACCGATATCTACGGGGGCGCCGAGCGAAACCGGGGCAGCAACATTTTTTCCTGCCTTCAGGACATCGACGCGGCCCTGTATGGCGCTTATCTTCCCAACAGGCGCAGCAAAAGCAAGGCTGCCGGTGAGGAAGGCAATGATGAGAAACGACCAGAAGACCTTGTTACAGGAGATGTGAGTCTTCATGATTGGTACCTCTCTCTTTATAAAATTTTATTGTTATCTTCATAATAAACCTTTGCAACAATAGCGTTGAAAAGAGAGGGATATCCCTCTCTGTCCTGGCTGTCTATTCAGGATGTGAGTCTGCAAGTGTCCCACCACCAACAGTAACTGCTTTTTATAACAAATACACGATATTACGTATTACAATATTATACTAACCATTTTGGGAATGTCAAACTATATTAACAAAGGTCGTATACCCAAAAACTTGTTGACCCATAAACGATCAATTATGAACGTCCTATTTAATACCGGTACTCAAACCCCAATGAGAATATTTCCCGCGTGTAATCATAGGTCGAGATATTACATTTGTCCCTGATATAGGTGTACTGGGTAAGGATGTCAATGTTTTTGGTCAGTTCATAGATAAGACCAAATGCCGTATTGTAGGTGTCATCCCTCCGTGTCATGTCAAATACCACATTGTTATATTTGTATTGAGTGAACGCAGCATCTCCTGAGAACTGGAACTTAAGCGGTACGGCAAGGAGGTCTTTAAGGGGATAGAGGAAGCTTGCACTGAACCGGTGCTCCCTGTTGGTCCAGTTACGACCTTCAGCATCCTCTTCGGCATAAGTATACTTGAAACCCGCCAGTCCCTTGCCTTCTTTGAAAAAGTATGTCCATCCAAGGCTTCCGCTCATTACGTTCGAATTTCTATTTTCATCAGATGAGATTGGCTCAGGATGCAGGGGTGTTTCAAAATAATATTTTTTTGAAACACCAAGGGATACCTCTCCGATGTTGTTTTGGGTCACCATGAACCTGGCAGTGGGATTTATTCCAGTCTGTTCCATGTACCGCGTGGTATTCCACCAGCTAAGTTCATTCAAGAAATCATTACCTTTGTCCCCCTGCAGGCTGCTGTATGTATAGCTTATGGGAAGGGAGAGAGACCATTTATCGAAGTTGTAGCCGGGGATAGCGCTGATTGTTTGTGTTGTGGTATTGTATTCACTTAAGTTTCCCATAGTCCCATCAGCCCTTGTGTATTGTTTTGGAAAATACTTGTCAGCATAAAGAGAATACTGGAAGGAAAGGTTGTAAGGGTTATTGAAAGAGAAGGGGGCAGTATAGCCAATCCTTAAAGAGAGGTTCAGTACGCTGTCTTCGTGGCCGGAGATGGCATCCACAATGGGCCCGCTCCCTTTTGCCACCACGTTTGTGTCATACT
Protein-coding sequences here:
- a CDS encoding CDC27 family protein, whose amino-acid sequence is MKRYAIFLVTVFVFISFVGFAAAQSQSFEMGMKEFRDENYEEALVYFLEARKAEPSSSTVAFYVGLTYKIMEQYKDAIPYLRDAVTFTPRIKEALVEFIDVLYQTGNIKEAKEWIAVGEKEGIQPARIQFLKGLVYLKDKKYSEAIAGFEKAKEIDPSMAQLSEFQIASANMQAGKYKEAQNRFKAVISVDPKSDMATLARDYDKALAEKFERERPWRFSGGLSYKYDTNVVAKGSGPIVDAISGHEDSVLNLSLRIGYTAPFSFNNPYNLSFQYSLYADKYFPKQYTRADGTMGNLSEYNTTTQTISAIPGYNFDKWSLSLPISYTYSSLQGDKGNDFLNELSWWNTTRYMEQTGINPTARFMVTQNNIGEVSLGVSKKYYFETPLHPEPISSDENRNSNVMSGSLGWTYFFKEGKGLAGFKYTYAEEDAEGRNWTNREHRFSASFLYPLKDLLAVPLKFQFSGDAAFTQYKYNNVVFDMTRRDDTYNTAFGLIYELTKNIDILTQYTYIRDKCNISTYDYTREIFSLGFEYRY
- a CDS encoding FecR family protein; translated protein: MKTHISCNKVFWSFLIIAFLTGSLAFAAPVGKISAIQGRVDVLKAGKNVAAPVSLGAPVDIGDIYRAKSKSKAEITFVNGNILRIGQTSRVEIKEYMIQGARSTGVIRLHRGRVQAVAGEDFIKRAAALAEGNRFEVHTPNAVAGIRGTNMLVSHQGGSTMVIFVSGQGYLYNPQIPGQVVPVVAGFMSVVVSSTSVPTAPRAASENQINDALGQVMPVSTGGSGAGGDAGTGTGDGSGGTLPNPPAPDSPPPPPPPPPPPTPPPPPPPPLPPTGGTSFEGTIAADLSGGSSGTMDITLTGNIPTDASSGSLSASGTYTMEGSPKIISGDVEGISSTSGAFYGLTGGVIGSWGATSASLYVEGGNVGLVRSSLTGTLTPTDSSSGTLSGSGTIGLQKSLGTVTLDSPGPEETLLDVFKDYINSSTPYPASFSGPWAFGDALTLDVSGGSSIDLKGITTNEGKQITIIREKALGIYTNTESYSAVGGVTGFYDGTNAAYLLGPAVFVDDGANKMSMAVSYDYMDYWYMGSRDMLYYGTYDGDSTSGTPYRWMGTGTQVLTPLDFHGYWGGPGSLYYNDYGMMTYAGTDSGYFGGFTSPWTSSASFYAMGEYGLDQPDMPHYLMNTYISGSTTADVSGGSILGFTGAIWKDGDPENPGTTIGSIDGSLRALYISTPDANEKVTAGIMKNDISGAYYPFSTDSGMWAISGTLTPTQLASGLNPDDLLDGYGGMSGKLSGSFSGTGNIYGESTSPYTQWLYLYTGPYSYASLPFGIFNMVLGYESNPSYFTDKPTGNPSWSATLGGTGGFGKNNEDEGYYLSTISGTWTDTGEITGNLTGEALTPVLLYDMEGRFTGVNSGTDDGTWIGQVIGSYTGTPTDFGGSWSHSTIYNDYGYWGWNSASGDNQGTFGFIKRTDGNYNFLAIGEFYDYGYGMEGYGGPYIWSGDMYYGGVTENRYMEASTGGIWKKADPSDASGTMSGYAAAVYYTEDGKVGLVKGNLTGNFYEMYYDDSGDPYVYGMWKAESNASGLTTIDKTASLPAGFDVSNASISSSWLDAYMAGGFAGSAANTILGENDDGETKFITYYDAVYDGDKSLPFGVYYLQMGYDNYYEGKPAGASVAWNAKIGDAGYFGYNESDYGYWLADIAGIWDEYSSGSDHGTINGALSGKYITSTHLGTIGGPFYGLYTGEGTDEGGYGYGTWVGVGVGAYEGTPLKFVNEVDVGLFHYPSAWSTYSGSFYGLMGGTGTLWTGSPAAATMISWYEPGDGKPRIWNAGIYSYNYNNDTYTTYDDGAYNGFFAGRITGDDLYGRVVAIYISPESGGKYAAGYLRGNFSGTAYPDIYMAEMLGNLTTTPKNTDVGIAPSDLVYSLTIGDNTDNAKSLWGQYTGGEIFSTGSGNWNYTAALNSQLFTTGLWGIYSMSHGGTYTGTPPAGWTGKIAGSAIFGSYWYSAYDYSDDDGYYLASITNGIWANNAISGDVAGRYISYAKMGTITGNLIGSYGAEEGKWQAADVGVWEGSALYFGSGISSDFQYFNETALTDDGTISGMLGSTGSLFAGGSPAFTAIGLQDAPNTNGHIWGSRVYSRDWWTSQATTYDNGAYWAYLGGILYPCSGTGVRSMLGKFYGLYIAPSSDSPYAAGYFTGDWTGSSYWYLGAFELDGTVTLTQQTSDVGSIPTIGDITPDNFYEIVRKRYFAPNMFNYFVYGSFGSGEGYISGERDFDIMHIPGQNWGIYMAKSGGWFYNPNDKTTWNTVTGGRAQFGSYNLDTMTGGIYSYSDNGYYRYSYFNDYSGNPTGRNQLGFVSYRQGTSGYEKVYMTGGNMVLQHFSYGDPYGRGRNYWYYEGSENLTWTGDLATVIAAAPGGWDTYGTGPGHGQNAYFIADTTGSVEGSVLTGTESGTYMGQTMMGTFDGNLLGTVDYDTYQAITFGMWSNNAALKFYNGFLNYMYYGSNPDGTYDMEDGYMWFTMGGTDSLFGAGTSVNASVMGEYVSGDPSLNHIWYTPGPFQSINRIDGTFTTYDGGAYRGYAGATIIPDTTTDAVDFRSYMVYVDGSGNTGVLYASIPGTGYPESLVFEGDGTIKRTQLGTGVPFAAKDLISNTQTSTGPKTTDYGNYPPYGHTDSEGGFFDTNFKQLGNMTERWDQTQILSFVEPYNSTYGFGLWKMNSLGAYDPSVSPTGYHFNSDQIWTNASPYYLTRYLDMGSYGTWSDGKLTSIETYGYWANWRSGRTALLSGQTIGTYNDSEGAFSAFSMGAWFGTPIYMNLANDATGRQALAALGFPSELTTTVTLTGSQPSLPGTDVTLPTNIYSYATPPSGFAHKVAASNSISGTYYGQYIDSIGNIVVTNPGETFFGSLWISQAAHSDSSGTDNWIGELWGMGAIQVGSSYIQGDLNGYGAGQFTGLGTTSGNFGGQLAGEFFPVWYMSWITPNTSNKTKLYYYDGTNLVEDGYFKGVFDGNGPLDLWATSASQPLDISMLGIYKNNSDVRTSPTYADKNHIFGGEIFSMNYTNSTKTTLDGGAYWGIWTGVQRYYEVFGGENVGGFVGGLFISPTGKAGGLLGYFGDVGDNPDWGWFDPNNAQWQAGGEWYAVELGTSAIAPANLTSSIYSHVFYYDTATSGGNFGGSGYITPAAIDTKWVESFWISDVPYAGLWAGKFYGSYYDPSGGTNDWQFEVKGAVSTTDDMGVLISGGPWQNKKFEGSAVGYWASIEDVTGPNTGVLAGRVLGTFDVNTYMAVGVGSWVETTKFLDMASTEAGRDKLAQMHIPCVEVGSDTLTGSGNNFSSLAMNNVKFFATAAGGKPTVWATGSVTGNYSAPPALATNIGLSGSVLSADFAFKNWNPGSNGKWLGSVNGTGGFNGSTTFSGAAAGTGATSGAGSITGTAAGVAK